Within Kutzneria chonburiensis, the genomic segment CGACAGCCGCACCTTCGCGCTGTCCAAGCAGCAGCTGGCGCAGATCCCGACCTGGGCCCAGATCCCGGCGGTCAAGGCCGGCCAGGTCGCCGACTGGTCGACCGAGCCGCGCTTCAACCCGGTGCTGGCCACGCCGGTGATCCAGAAGCTGGTCGAGGTCGTCAAGGGCGCCCGCACCGACATCACCGCCTGAGGAGGCCGCTATGACGAATCCGTTCGAGGATCAGGACGGCACGTATGTGGTGCTGGTGAACGCCGAGCGCCAGCACAGCCTGTGGCCGGCGGCCATCGACGTGCCGGCCGGCTGGACCGTCGCGTTCGGTCCCGACACGCGGCCGGCGTGCCTTGATCACGTAGAGGCCAACTGGACGGATATGCGGCCGAAGTCGCTGGCCGACGCGATGGATTTGTAGTCCGGCCGGCCGGACGGCCCGCCGGGAGAATCCCTCCCGGCGGGCCGTCGCCGTTTGGATGGGGGCCTTCCTGCACTCGGAGTGGAGGAAAGCCGCCTTCACGCCGTTAGTTCCGTTGTCCGGACCAGGCGGTCCAGAGCTTGGCGTATTGGCCGCCGCCGGCCACCAATTCCTCGTGGGTGCCGGTTTCCACCACCGCGCCGGCATCGAGCACGACAATGCGATCGGACGCCGCGGCCTGCGTGAGCCGGTGGGCCACAACCAATGCGGTCCGGCCGGCCAATGCCGCGGCGGCCGAAGCCTCCAGAACGCGGGAACCGGCGCTGCCGGCGTCGGCGGTGGCCTCGTCGAGAATGGCGATCGGCGGATCGGCCAACACCAGACGCGCCAAGGCCAATTGCTGGGCATGAGTCACGGTCAACTGGTGTCCGCCCTCGCCGACCACGGTGCCGAGGCCGTCGGGCAGACCGTCCACCCAGGACAGTGCGCCGACCTTGGTCAACGCCGCCCGCAGCTCGTCGTCACTCGCGGCCG encodes:
- a CDS encoding MbtH family protein: MTNPFEDQDGTYVVLVNAERQHSLWPAAIDVPAGWTVAFGPDTRPACLDHVEANWTDMRPKSLADAMDL